The Daphnia carinata strain CSIRO-1 chromosome 9, CSIRO_AGI_Dcar_HiC_V3, whole genome shotgun sequence nucleotide sequence GGCAAAGATACGCAGCTCTTCCACCAGATCGGATAAATTAACCGTAAAGGAATTCGTTAAATCAGCCGTTCTGTACGACCTTTACGGTGCTATAACTAAAGACGATTTAGAATTGATTCACGGCCCATTGAAGGACCAGCCATCGGAAAAGAACGCTATCTGGAATCacttgattgaaaaaaaagtaatcgACCCACAAGGACGACTATTGATGGATGATAAATTCGaaaaaatcaatttcgaaCCACAAATGGATTCCAAGATTAGCTTTTACCTCCGTAACGTGGCGCAACGCGAGCGAAGTATTCGGTTACCTGAACATTTGATGTCCTTTGTCGATCGTCATCTTGACAGTTGGCTGGACAATGCCATGCAGGCACTGGAACTCAAACGAGACGAGGACTACGTTGTCGATCAAGACCGAACAGACACCAGCCCAGATCTCCATCCTCAAGTAATTATTATTGATCAGGACACAGGGATGGACCAGATCTCATCACAGTGAGATGGAGCACTACATCAATTTATTCAGCTAAACGAAGGCTGCAAATTGACGCCACAAATTCTAAGagccattttcatttctaatgCGGCTTACGTCAAGGCTTATAATAAAGCAGTGGGCGTTTCGGGCACGCTGGGATCTGAAACAGAACGACTGTTTTTGcatgaaaaatacaaatgcATTCAGTTTGTCATCCCAACAGCTTTCCAGAAACGTTTCTACTTGAAACCAACGCAAGTCTTTAAATCAAAGGACCACTGGCTCCATGCCATCGTCAAAGAAACACAACATATTATCCTTCCTGAAGATCAAGCTGAAACTCGTTCTCTCGTCATCTTCTGTCAATCCATCAAAGATGTGAACGATATTCGCCGTTACCTTAAAACTGCATTAGGACCAAAGCTCAATGATGACCACGTCCATTGCTACACACGTGATTATGAAAAGTTTGCTTTCGAAGGGAAATCACTTGAAGTTGGTCGTGTGATCATCGCCACTAACTTGGCGGGCAGGGGCACGGATATCAAAATAAGCGAAAAGTTGAGGGTAAACGGAGGTCTTCATATTTGTCTGACttttttgccgaaaaatgAGCGGATAGAAGAGCAGGCGATGGGACGTGCTGCTAGAAATGGCGTACCGGGAAGTGGAATCTTTCTATTGTACGAAGAATCGCCAACAGGAATAAAATGGGGCGCAGGAAAATGGTTAAGCCTGAAGGAAGAGCGCCAATGGAAAGAATGCCAACGGATATCCCGTTTGAAAGAAGATTTCAGGACAATGGAACttcaacaagaattttttggCGATTTATCGAATTATTACACTACACTGAAGAAAGAATTGAGAAAGCAAAAACGTGGAGATCAGGAAATTAAGACGATCTGCAACAGTGTAATGGATATATGGGCTTTGTGGCTTGACGAAACAGAGGATCATTTGAAACTAACTTGTAACTATTATACTGAATTACTCGAAAATTTTCATGTTGGACTTGGACTGCCAGAAAGCAACACAAGAGACTGCAGTTGGATGACGCCAGTACGATCTGTTGTCATGGCCAAAAATTTGGCTCTACAAAAGTCATCGCTGTCGGAGGCAGCTGAAATTCTGAATCGAGTCATTGATTCAAAGGACAGTGATCTTTATCCTGCTGCTCATTACTACTCTGCTTTCATTTTGATTCAAGAAGATTTTGAAGAAAGCAAAATTAAATTCATTCAAAAGGTGCAAAGGTGCGAGACTATTTTGAACAATCACATAGACATGCACTTATCCTTTTACCGCAAAGTCGCCCATGTAGTGCCTGAACAAACCCCATCGTTCTGCGTCGTGGACGCCTATaagcagcaaaaaaacaatgtggtaATAATCCTCGAATATTTCCTCGGTTCCGTCCGGGCCTTAGTTGGCACTCACTATTGCTCAGCCTCCAATCTGAGGGAAGCTGGGCGAGATGCCCCCGAAAAGCTTGGCATAGCAAAAAGGGCATTGAAAAAACTTGAAACATTCGTACAGAAAGAACCTCCGTtacatttcgatttttttggaaatgaaacaaaattaaatggtGAACCTAAACGCCACAAAATCAGTCCCGCTAGAGCGGACGAACTCTTTCGATCGCTGGTCAAAAAGAAGTGTATCGCTTGCCAGCTCAACAACATCCCTAATAGGGACGCCATTCAGCAAGTAGCCAACGAATACGGAATCCCGAAACTGTTAGAAAAATTAGTGCCCGTCTTTGGAGAGAACTTCACTGAGGAGGAGATcgagaaaaaactaaaaaaagaaaaagtgatcCCTTGTACGAGAAAGGTGTTTTGGAAGAAGCTGAAGAAGGCATGTGCCCTAGAGGCGGTGAAAGATGGATTATGCTCTAAAATGAAATGCATCATCATGTTGGAATCCGAATGCGATATCGAACCAAGCCAACCAAAAAGCCAAAAACTGGAACGAGAAAAACGGATCAAAATCGAGTTCGGATTGAATTCTTTCGATCAGAACTGTCTAAACGTGCTGTACAATCCAATTTACGACAACATGAATAACTTGttggagcaaaaaaaaatcatgttcgAAAAACAGTACGTTATTGACCAACTTGGCGATGAGTACTGTCAAAGAAAGGagaattttgaattcaaagtTAGCCAGGAACTTCTTGAGAATTTGCTCTTCTGTTTCCTCCCCACTGTTttagaaaggagaaaaaaaattttattttaattaaagatATGACagcaaattttattattatttttttcaaaactgacgTCAAATATCTGGGATTGTGTTTGACATTATAGACGCCGTTTAAATCTTCCAGAGTGACCACACCATCGCCAGTTCGATCTAATTTTTTGAACCATCGGCGATAACCCTTTTGCGTCCATCCGACATGGGAGGCTGGAGAAGAAagccaaaaacattttttttttacgtattaaaagaaactggtaaaaacaaaagatggtaCTCAGCGAACCCGAATGGCTTTAAGAAATTTGTTGATGCAAACAGAACCGGAGCGGTCCTTGTCGAAAGCGTCAAAAAGAGCGCGACAACCGTCCTCGGTCTATTCATTCgtttaataataaatgaatccaaaaattatgatttttttttagcttctaATAATTCATATTAGGTATTAAAATAAAGTACCTTGACGCCGCTTTCTTCGATTCCCTTGCAAAATTCATCGAAGCACAGAGAACGGTTTCCATTGTCATCCATCACGACGGAATAtccttcattaaaaaaaattataaatgtaATTAAGTTTTCATCTTTACATGTTATGCAAGCCCAGAGCAAGCATATTGGATTTAATTTTAACCTGCCTAttattttattgcttttttttcagattacTTAGACATACATACATGGTTTATCCTCCCGACTAAGAAAATGGCATTATCTTTCTGTACGGGCcttaatttgaataactcttATGGACTTCGAGAAGCAGAGAGATATTTCGATGATTAATGACCTATCTActtaactaaaaaaattaagacctCCATTTAGCATATATACAAGTTTTAGAATAAACCCATCTCTGCCATTGAACATCAGGGATATATGGTGCCAGCTACATCTTCATAATTTGGCTCATCATGCAGCAGATCCAATAAGATGGAACTTTTCTATTGACCATTACGTGATAATACTTGCAACGGAATTTCAAGGCCATGACAACAAAGCATTATCACCTTTTTTTACCCCTTTTTTCCGCAAGACGTTTCAGTCCAGCGATTAGTACGCTATAGGTGAGGACGAAGAAAGATATTACAAAAAACCAAAGCATTGTACCCAATCCTGTCGATCGATTTCGAAGGATTTCATCAACGCCTTGGCTTTCTGATGGAAGAAACTACAttagagaaaaaggaaaaaagtgaaaatcacAAGCTAAACTAAATAAACCAGATAATAAGAACCGAAagtgaaagaaagagagagtgaTGATAAAAACTAAATGTTAGAAAAAATAGTGACGGAAACTCTTTGATAGTTTTGTGGGTTGCGATAGAAGCGCGGGCGTATATAATATTGTCGTGAATTAGTTAATGTCGTCAaacgtaaaagaaagaaaaatggaatttccGCTTGCTACCAGTTGCTACATCCaagatttgttgttgttgttgcatacTCACGAGACATTAGCCGTCAATTCccacaaacaaattttttttttttgctcttgaCGGTACCAACGATCGATGCAGCTGAACGCGGCGCCGATGAACGCATCCTCAAAAGTTTCAGTCACTACTCatttggaaaatttttttcaaaccactGATATGCAATTAACTATAGAACATTGGTgcctttataaaaaaaagggcagcatTTCCTCCTTCGAAACTTTCATTGCTTCCGGCCACGGCGGCTGCAGCCTCTGCAGTGTGATGAAGAAAAGCGTTTGAAAACGGCTTCATAGCTATCGGCAACCGGCTGGCTTTGTTGCAGTTGTTGGCGCTTGGCAAGTTTATCGTAATGATAGTGGCAACGCAGTGCATCAATCCAAAGCGAGCTATCACTGTGTATAGGTGACTGTTGAGCTGGCatgctaataaaaaaataattataataaaataaacagttaaaaCGAATAGTTAATGCAATACCCTGGCCTAAACAAAGATGAAATACATTTGGAGGAAGAACGAAGGCTGCGTGCAGCAGCGGATTCACCCCAAGTAGTTAAGCGAAACAAGGCGAATGAGGTGCGCTTGAAGAAAGGCTCCAAAttaattaaaggttaatcttAAATAGTTCAAGTCCGCAGTAAATTATTCTTTCATCGCCTTTTCGCGAAATTCATTGTACTGGTATAAAATGGGACTCGTTGTGTTCCACGTGATTCTGGAACCTTGTAAAAGGTATATGAAACCGTTTGGTATTTCGAGACGGatttttttcggattttttACTGGTCTTCGTTGCTAATAGGGTTTTTCGAAAACGACAGGCGGGGTGCGGAACTTCAGAAAGGAGGACAAATCAATACGCACCCTTTCCTCTCTTCTTTACTTGGCATTCAAAAACATTGGATGCATAATGCGCTTTTGTACCACACGATCGGCCTTGCCTGTAAGTTATGAAATCGATTCATTTTAGTGCTAGCTGATTTCATGACTTGCAATTCCAAACTATTGTCTAAAGAGCAAGTGAGTTAGTTAACTAATAATAATCTACAACTTGTTTTCCTCGCATTTCCAACTGGCTGAACTCACCAGGTTATGGCACAAAGATCTAGGGACAGGGAACCTAATTTCTATGACATCTCCAACATAGGcgataaaaatgtttcaattcaaatcgATAAACCAAGAAAGCCGTCTAGCGTAACTTGTTTattctttctcattttgtgCGTTCGTGGCTGTAGGAGTCCACTCCTAGATGGGGTATGTGCGTGCGTGATTGCCCTCCGTCACGTATAACCCAGCCGGTTTGTGGTGAACTGGCAGAAAATGGTGCATGTCGCCGAAAAATTATGTTGAAACATCTGTATGCAAAGGCAAGCTCCCATCGTTTTCCTTTAATCACTGTGTCATTGCGTCcgcaacaaaataaaacccGTAACGTGATTCTTGTAGCTAGTGGCTGAATCTATACACTCTGCGAGTTGACGGTAAAAAAGCTGTAATTAACTTCCTGCTAGTTGATGAAATACCAGTTTCATATTCACGAGAGCCTTTTTATGCTTACGTAAGGAATCCTTGGCGATTTGCCTTATCACGTTGTGTTTGGTGGGAGATAGCTCTTTGGATGAGACAGGTGGGATGAGTTCTTGAGTTGAAAACTCAAAAACACCCGCAATCGGTGAAATGGAGCCTTATGAGAATCTTTGCCCACTGTCATATACAATGAATGTTGTGTAACAATAATTGGATGTTAAGCAGTTTGCAGCTTTCGGATGCCACTAGGATAACATGATGAACCCGGTAGATGTAGCTCCCATTGCAAGTGGTacgtgtttgattttttttattgtgttgcGTTATCTatcattttttggggggatgggttgttttttggttttggtaGCGGCAAAGAAGCACAGTAAATAGGAGAACGTTTGCAGGATCTACCAGGACAAGCGAACATATCTTAGTTTAAGTTGTTGTATGAATGAATCTTTCCAACATTCGCGGATGAAAGAATGATTTGAATTGTTCATGGGACTAGTGACAGGCACACGAATGGCTGGAGCGGTAGCCACACCTAGGGCCGCTTTGATGCGTGAGCGGCGAAATGAATTGTCTTAGCTTGAATCACTTCAGTTGTATCCAGTGGCAGAGGAGTGGTAGCAGCTGGAGCGGCAGAAGTAGGAATGGCACGGTTGCGATGGCATCAGCGACGGCCGCAATTCTGGCCATGGACGATGCTCCGGCGGACTTGTTCTTGCGGCTCCGACACCAGCTTCAGCAGAGGTCAGTCACCACCTGTTCATCTTTAGCGGGTTTGGCTTTGACAGGTTCAGCCTCAATAGGCTCAACTTCTACTCGCTCAATTTCTACAGGCTCAGCTTCCTCAGTAGGTTTTGCAATCACGGCAACTTCGAGTTGTGCAGAGGCAATCTCTGGCGCAACGACGGGTACTGCGGCAACTGGATCAGCAGCGGCTGCAACATGCAGCAACCGGAACATCAGCAACAAAAACGGCAGCAACGATAGAAGAACGGCAACCGTAGTGGATACAGGGCCATAAGCTTGTACAGCAGCCAGTTCCAATAACAACCGGTGTTTCGATTTTGGCTGGGACATCGTCAGACAGACCGAATACTAATAGTGATAAATGCAATTGGCGTAGCCATTTGACGCTTTTTCAAGCATTCAGcaattataaaagaaaatcaatttcttttttctttaactctATTGTTTCCAGTTAAATACAATAAAGAGTCAAAGATAACTTTAAGTTTTGGCTGAAATTGGCTGAAACGGTTTGGTTGAAATGAGGTgggaatgatttaaaaaacccGCTCACTTCTGTTGCCCACCGTCTCGCCAGAAGTCCTGTCCATCCGTAAtcccctcctcctcttttttgctGGATATATGAAACAGCCACGTTGATGATGTAACTTTTTGAATTGTTGCAAATGGCCGATAACGTActccaaagaaagaaagggaagcgAGGAATGGATCTCGTTTATCTAGGAGTAAAAGAAGGCTTCGAACGAAGAGGATTAGCCTTAAATTTGGCACAACATTCGATTCGATTGGCTCGAGAGAAACAATTGGATTTCATCCAGAGTGTCACAGTATGCCCAGAAGCGCTCAACATTTTCGATCGGTTGAAATTCGAAACATTGAACAAGTGTAAACTGGTGGATTATTGGATTGGCAACGAAATGGCCTTTCCGAATGCTGGCCCGGATGATTTCGGCGTTGCGCGGAATAtcatgaaattttaaatcttGTGATATTCAGGTTTACGGTGCTCGTATTGATGCGGAATATGTTTGAATTGGAAAATCGGCTGTGGAACGAATTGGTTGACGAACGAATAAGAATCTCCAACCCACCGTTGTTGATTTTTGtgaaacttttgtttttctaaaaatttctAATGAAATTTATTGTCTGAATTGTACGTGATAAATGAATCGCAACgagaaaatataaaatttaatgaCATGCTATTGAAATTTGGAGTTCGGATGACACTCGCAAAAAACTCTTGTATCAGGTAATTGCACATAAGCAGTCGTGTATTCGTACGAATTTATCTACATTTTTCTGACATTAAAGTACGCTCTCAGCAACTTTAAAAGTTATCAAAAATGGCTTTCAATACTTCTTTTCCATCTCCCAAACGTCTTCCAGGATCGAAAAAGACTTTTCCAAATGTATCAGCGCGGGTCAATTCTTTCAACGGACGCAAATCTCTTTCCAAATTACCGGACACCAGCGTTCCTGCTGCACCTGAAAAACCCGGTAAAGATTCCCGTAAGATTGACCCCGCTGTCGGCCACCAGAAACGCTCAGCCCCTGCCAACGTGAGCCATGCCAAGAAGATCCGCACTCATCACGATTCCTCGGCCGTTTCGGCTTGCCTTAAAACTGCAACTGCCACCAGAACCCAGAGGTGCAAGTTAAACCAACTGCACCAGTGCAGAAACCAGATATTACCACCAGTCGTACGGCCGGGCAGGTAAAACCAGTGAAGCCAAAGACGATGGATCGGACGGACAGGCTCTTCGCCATGAAACCCCTGccagggaaaaagaagactCTGGAGGATTTTGTGCGTAAACCTTTCCGGGCCAATCCTGTTCCTTTGAGCACCTACAAACTTCCAAAGGATTGTTCGGCAGTTAAGCAGGAGCCTCATCCTCCGGCCAAGAAGATCGTGGTTCAAAGTTCCCCACCAGAAAAGGTGAAACCCGTTCCCTTCCGGGCCCGACCTGTTCCGGCTAGCACATACGTTCCATCTATCCAACCGGCGGTGCGCAAAATCCACAAGGTCGAAAAGACTGACGTGTCTGTCGTACCTGTGGATGACGCGGCCGTCGGCAACGATGTGAAGATTTCAGAGCCGATAGATGAACCTGCTAGCTGCGAACCGGAGACGGTTAGTGGCCCCAATGGCCCTGAGGTTGCGGCTGCAGCTCTGTGAGTGCATCGATGCgtctttttccttcctttttcaaCACTGTGTAAACCAAAATGCTTCATCTTGTTTTCGGCTTTTCTCTAATTCTAAACTTGTGAAGATGTCCTTCCCCAGTAGCAAACCAAAAGAGCTGGGCGGTGAACCCGTAAACGGAGTTGTTCATTGTCGTATGTGGGGGCTAACCAattcatgttttctttctgtatcAATTGTCTTCTTCATGGCACAAGCTTGCGTTGCAAGTGACGGGATGGCGAGCAATATTGTCATCCCTCACTAGCACGCACTCGCCGGAAGAAGGCCATCACGAGAGTTGATTGTCTCGTGGTGATGGCAGAGTTAACAGGTTGTCCCTCACCTCTGCCACAATGCGCAATTACCTTTAAGGGGGAGTTTTTCCTTAAATGAGCCAACCAGTTCTGGAAGTGCGTCACTGTGGAGACATCTGAGCAAgtattcatctttttcttccctttttcatccgtttttcttccattttgcgtccctttttctttcctatttctttcctttttttttcatacttttGTTGTGGTTCTCGTTCGGATTGTCTTAATGGTAATTCACTGTTCTGTCAGTTgattacaaacaaaacattgaagCAATTTAATGTTAATTTACTGTTCTGTCAGTTAattacaaacaaaatttaaaatcagttttttgtctttgttttatttattaataaTTGGATTTCCATCCAGTCCTTGTGGGTCTTCAGAGTTACCCGCAAAGAACATCCAGTTTATTAACAATTCCCCTTATGGGGAAGGAAATATCATAATTATAAGGTAAAAGCAGGGCAGGGAAAACATTATTCTCCAGGCGAGGCTTGAACTCTCGACctcggcatttctttttcacgctTTAGTTATTACTGTCATATAAGTACCTTGCGCTAACCAACTGCGCCACTGGAGATTGGAGACATAgaaaatgatattttttttttatgcattcTCAATTTATCTGTCATTGGCTGCATAAGTTTTTCGATtggagaaggagaaaaaattgaTTCCCATTTTCTAACCCAAAGCCACAAAAAGGAACACTAAATCTTGCTAGTTCTGTGCCCAGCTcacgacccccccccccccccccacaaattGTGTGCTAAACAGTTAGCATCTCCTGTAATGGGTGTCTCCTATGGTCCCGGGCGTTCGCATGTGGACGTGCGACACACTGCAGCAGGCGTGTTATAATGGTTCATACGATTATTATGAGAGTACAGTTTACTTAGGTCATTGCAACCATGTTCAAGTAGCATCAGTGATAGACAGGCGTGCGTCGACGTTTATGCAGCCTGTCTGTTGCCATATGTTTTCTCAATAATTCAGTactgtggaaaaaaaaagggaacgagCAAATTGCTGGGATATTAAGCATTGTCACGCTGTTTAATAACAATATATAAGCTAGGGGGGCTATTACGACGCTTTTAAAACGCAATAGGAAATATGGCCTTACCAAGCCTATTGACAAGAATTTTATATCGTACTGGCTGACCAACAGGCAAAGTTATGACAGTGTTTTCATAATAAACCTGCTTCGTGATTGAACTCCAGATACTGCACAAAAATCGGAAAATAGCGTATATATAAGTCGGTAGGAAAACCAGTGTTACCAAGCTCGTCGTACCTCTCGCAAGCGTCGTCATGGCTCTGCAATCCAATAGAACGCCAGCCTCTGCTTTACTTCGGTCCAACGTGCTGGTACTGCTGTTTTCACTCTTCTCGAATCAAATTTCGGTAGCCACAGCGGTACCCACGCTGATTTTTGAAGACAATTTCGACACTTTCAACACGTCAATTTGGCAGCATTTGATCACGGCCTGGCGTGGTGGCCAGAGCCAATTTCAGTACTACACGAACCGTACTGAAAATAGGTGCGTATATTGATCGTTTAACACGTCCATTGTTGTTCGAATTGGGTGTCAAagaaatgttattattattttttgaattaaagcTATGTCAAAGACGGCATATTACATATTGTTCCAACGTTCACGGCGGACCGGTTTAGCGAATCGTTCTTGTACAATGGTACGCTTAATTTAACAGCAGAAGGATGCAACTTTATCGGTCCCGAGAACTTTACCAGCAGCTGCCTCAGGTTTGCAGTTTTCTCTTTACAAACGTTGTGCTCCATATACTTACATCTTGAATTGTATCTTGAAATCATTCAGGAAAGGTGGGCTTAATGGAGACATCATTAACCCAATCCAGTCGGCAAGGATAAGAACCATTAATTCTTTCAGTTTCACTTACGGAACTGTTGAAATTCGAGCAAAACTCTCACGAGGAGATTGGCTTTGGCCATGTaagtctttcgtttttcattttttaattcaacgaatttttatttgcttttgctGTGCGCTTGAAGCTTTGTGGATGTTACCGACTGATAATGATTACGGAGATTGGCCGAGATCGGGTGAAATCGATATGGTTGAGATCCGTGGAAATGACAAAATGGAGTGTGATGGATACATAAGCGGTAACCGACGAGCCAATTCCACTTTGCATTGGGGTCCAAGCAAAACGGCAGACAAGTACGCCAAAACCAGGTGGTCAAAGTaagtttgtcttttttatttttatttatcctACTTGTTTTCTGCAATAATTTCATTGGTTGGAATATCTTCATTGAACTACATATCAGGTTTCTAACAAACGGCTCGTTTGCAACTGAGTTTCATACTTACGGTTTGCGCTGGCTACCGACTGGCATTGTTTTACTCATAGA carries:
- the LOC130700863 gene encoding LOW QUALITY PROTEIN: protein translocase subunit SecA-like (The sequence of the model RefSeq protein was modified relative to this genomic sequence to represent the inferred CDS: substituted 1 base at 1 genomic stop codon) is translated as MESCPTITNTPCILHSGDGEWQRVEPNIMVANFCEKIDEEFFENQPIKSDCFRDFLESLEKYSAYQQVIPFMKMLNPEYGNTPDKLFELLLKSIQEHEHRGKNLNVKWREEYSTDLCWLAEWIAEHNSRNFSPIFYLNIVKDNSPVNWRSQCLLIEIYDQFSGEFPDIFSKGRIGRSLHGIAVKMPSLVPLLRKSVATSDSCAALQPEKLLRLMEFIAMDLDRQSEITRQQLPEFELLPFSDWYHHLRSKMLEKEIDRLLISDSNIQKKNKKLRNEAVYMLLELEFQNNQKFCDDLLKTFRDWKAVSRLQNDLYPGASPDQEYDERNVDDIIEKMKKYTPTVDYELITDKIYPQMLTNVQERVRESTLMSDQMEGFDKQEFKKQQESIRNLIKKWKKNGLELKERKSTVDFLFVYDYAVQKTCTKKPDKIFRLRDNQRVAIMTLLTSEFENPSSKYTTTLTQVSTGEGKSLIVTAVAIAYALCRNKDKKNKKIDVITSNEVLARRDSTLSVADGGLRDLYEYFDVSVANNCSHSEDERTQAYNAAVVYGKLANFQRDYLLDKFYGHNIRGDRTMDLVVIDEVDCMLLDRGNDTLYLSHDIPGMEMLESLYVFILAKIRSSSTRSDKLTVKEFVKSAVLYDLYGAITKDDLELIHGPLKDQPSEKNAIWNHLIEKKVIDPQGRLLMDDKFEKINFEPQMDSKISFYLRNVAQRERSIRLPEHLMSFVDRHLDSWLDNAMQALELKRDEDYVVDQDRTDTSPDLHPQVIIIDQDTGMDQISSQXDGALHQFIQLNEGCKLTPQILRAIFISNAAYVKAYNKAVGVSGTLGSETERLFLHEKYKCIQFVIPTAFQKRFYLKPTQVFKSKDHWLHAIVKETQHIILPEDQAETRSLVIFCQSIKDVNDIRRYLKTALGPKLNDDHVHCYTRDYEKFAFEGKSLEVGRVIIATNLAGRGTDIKISEKLRVNGGLHICLTFLPKNERIEEQAMGRAARNGVPGSGIFLLYEESPTGIKWGAGKWLSLKEERQWKECQRISRLKEDFRTMELQQEFFGDLSNYYTTLKKELRKQKRGDQEIKTICNSVMDIWALWLDETEDHLKLTCNYYTELLENFHVGLGLPESNTRDCSWMTPVRSVVMAKNLALQKSSLSEAAEILNRVIDSKDSDLYPAAHYYSAFILIQEDFEESKIKFIQKVQRCETILNNHIDMHLSFYRKVAHVVPEQTPSFCVVDAYKQQKNNVVIILEYFLGSVRALVGTHYCSASNLREAGRDAPEKLGIAKRALKKLETFVQKEPPLHFDFFGNETKLNGEPKRHKISPARADELFRSLVKKKCIACQLNNIPNRDAIQQVANEYGIPKLLEKLVPVFGENFTEEEIEKKLKKEKVIPCTRKVFWKKLKKACALEAVKDGLCSKMKCIIITV
- the LOC130700865 gene encoding beta-1,3-glucan-binding protein-like; the protein is MALQSNRTPASALLRSNVLVLLFSLFSNQISVATAVPTLIFEDNFDTFNTSIWQHLITAWRGGQSQFQYYTNRTENSYVKDGILHIVPTFTADRFSESFLYNGTLNLTAEGCNFIGPENFTSSCLRKGGLNGDIINPIQSARIRTINSFSFTYGTVEIRAKLSRGDWLWPSLWMLPTDNDYGDWPRSGEIDMVEIRGNDKMECDGYISGNRRANSTLHWGPSKTADKYAKTRWSKFLTNGSFATEFHTYGLRWLPTGIVLLIDGEAIGAVCPPAGGFWKLGGSSGTNIWQNGTIMAPFDKRFHFIFKVAAGGDYFPDRCLNYNDQGVATPKPWSTADTVQMKPFWEARNQWYPTWTRNPEDSHMLVDYIRVWSLG